CCCACATCGCACGACCCATTCTTCACTTTTTATTTTTCATTTTCCCTTTTCATAGAAAAAACTCTTACCGGTCACTGCCGCATATAAAGACCTCAAACCTTCCATCCGTCAACACCTGTGGCGAAGCCACACATCCAACGGCGAAAATCTATGTTTGAGCAACACTCGGAAGGCAGTTTGTGACCAAATGAGAAAACGACAATCGTTCTACCACCGCAACACAAACCATCAAGAACCCATAAGCCGATGGTGCGAGTTAATTTTCGCCATGTTTTTTCGATTCCTTTTTTGCGCCAAAAAAGGAATGGTAAGAACATATTATAAGAGAATAAAATCTAGTATATGTACAACTCTCGAAAAGTTGTCTATCATCTATAGAAACCCCATAAATCAACAGTGAGGCCACAACATTACAAAAGACTAAGCAGAGCCAACGCTTAGCTAGGGAAGCATTATTAAGAGAACAACCATCCTCAAAAGAGTCGCACTACTCACTTCGCAAATCTCAAATCCCACATCGCATATCGCACATCTCAAATCTCAAATCCCCATAAAGCGGATGTAGGCCTTTACCTCGGCGACGGTGTTAAGGGCCAGCTTGGTAAATATGTTATCGCGATGCTTCAGCACGGTGCCAAGGCTGTTGCAGCAGTGCTGGGCAATCTCCTGCGGCTTAAGACCCTGCCCTATAAACTGCAGGTGCTTTACCTCGGTGGCTGTAAGCCGTACCTTTTTGCTGGCATGCAGTATGTGCTGCTGGCGGGTGTCTACCAGGTAAACGCCGCTATGGCTAGCCTGCTGGTTTTTGCACTCCACCTGCTGCAGCACCAGCATGTAGCGCTGCTTGCAACCGCAGATACTCTCGATCAGCCGCAGCTTAAGCTGGGTGCGGCAGTAGGTACCCTCCTCGTTGGGCAGCAGAGCCTCTGCCACCAGCGCCAGCGGGAGCACTTCGTGCGTAGGCCTCCCCCCAAGCGAGGCGCTGGCCAGCGCCTGCAGCTCGGCAATGCGCCCTTGGGTGGTCGGTTCGGCCATGCCCTGTAGCTCCGATAAGGTTACCCGCCTACCCTGTAGATTCTTGAACCCGCAGCGGGGCTCGGCCAAGAAGAGAAACGGCTCCGAAAGCGAGGAGGAAAACGCCATCATGGCCGTGGAGAGGCAAACAATCTCCGAGAGCGCACCAAGCCATCGGCAGGGAATGGGAAAATGGGGACGGTTGCTGCAAATTGCGATGGAGCTATCGGGCTTAAGCATAGGCGTATAAATTGCCATGGCATATATTTATTATGGTAGATATGTTACATAATAGCGTACTGCGGTGAAGTTTTGGCCGGAGTGGCCCCCACGTATCCCATCGACAATAGCCACCTGTTGTGAAGGCGGCCTCAAAAAACTTTCCCCAATCAGTTTTCTGAGCTGTAAATTAGTAAAAAGGGGGCCTTATAGCTCTCCTTTGCCCATCTTTTTTAAAAAATAGGGTGGATACAGTACAAAATAGCATGGATAAAAGCAGGTAAACGGAAGTAGCCGCAAAAAGTCGCTCAGTAGTAAAGAATCCTTCCTCGGATATCTTAACGCTAGATAAAAGCGATTCGACCTTAGACGCCCCTTGGACAAAGGTACCCTCAACTCATTTCCTCCTTTTGGTAATTCATTTTTCATTACCCTCCACCCTTTTTCACGTCAGCCCTCCCCTTCCATCTGTCACCTCCATGGCGTCAGCCACACAACAAAATCTCATATCGCATATCTCATATCGCAACACCTGTTTTAGCAACACTCGAAAGGCAGCTCTTACCAAATGAGAGTTACTTTTTTGCGTCAAAAAAGTAACGTAAAAGTTAATACCAGCATGAAATCCTCCTGCTTTAGAATAAGCATATGAATGCAAGGAAGCATTATAAAAAAAGAACCATCAGCAAAAAGTCGCAAATC
The sequence above is a segment of the Alistipes sp. ZOR0009 genome. Coding sequences within it:
- a CDS encoding LuxR C-terminal-related transcriptional regulator, encoding MAIYTPMLKPDSSIAICSNRPHFPIPCRWLGALSEIVCLSTAMMAFSSSLSEPFLFLAEPRCGFKNLQGRRVTLSELQGMAEPTTQGRIAELQALASASLGGRPTHEVLPLALVAEALLPNEEGTYCRTQLKLRLIESICGCKQRYMLVLQQVECKNQQASHSGVYLVDTRQQHILHASKKVRLTATEVKHLQFIGQGLKPQEIAQHCCNSLGTVLKHRDNIFTKLALNTVAEVKAYIRFMGI